From the genome of Chionomys nivalis chromosome 9, mChiNiv1.1, whole genome shotgun sequence:
GAGGCAACCAGCATTTGAATTTGTAAAACATTTTGATCTCTAAGAGGAAGCAAAGCTTGAAAATATCTTCAGTATTTTCTACAGTGAAGTTAAAATTAAGATTGGTATACaatgacatatttttaaattataattttgataGGTAATTCAAATGGAACTTTGTAAATAATAGTCTATCTAAAATGATATGCACAGTGTTGCAATAATCATAATGATTAGAAATGGtagtgattattatttttataatattatctACATCTTCTCTTCAGACATAAAGATGTATATGATGCAGTTATTATTCTAAGTGGTAACAACCTAAGTATTAGACTTTTGAATGTACTTTCATAATAGTTATTTTAATAACCATATATTCATGAACCAAATACCATGAGgaaattatttatatatgcaaTTTCATGGTCAAAATACAGCTAAAATAGTATGCATACAATAAATTTTTTGATTAGAAAAGTAGTCTAAAAATTATACCCAAATTTACTTGTGATCTTTGAGTTTTTTAATGGcatttttaatatctttatttctcAATGTATAGATTGCTGGATTCAGGAGAGGTGTGATGACTGTATAAAACACAGCAAGAAATTTATCCACCCACATGATGCTGACTGGCCACAGATAGATGAAAATACAGGGTCCAAAGAATAGCACAACCACTATGATATGGGAGGTACAGGTAGAGAGTGCCTTTGAGGAAACATCTTTAGAGTGAAGCTGAACAGTTAATAGAATGTAAGTGTAAGATATCAGCAATAGAATGAAGCAAGTTGTTGCTAAAATACCACTGTCAGCATTTATCACATTTCCCAGAGTATCAGTATTCATGCAGGCTAATTTCAACACCAAAGGAATATCACAGAAAAAGCTGTCTATCACTCTAGGTCCACAGAAAGGTAACTCCAAAATCAGAATCAGTTGACTCATGGCATGCACGAATCCAATGATCCATGATATCAAAACGAGCCAGATGCACTTCTTTCTGTCCATGATGCTGGTGTAGTGTAGTGGCctacagatggccacatagcggtcataggccattgtTACAAGAAGCACCATCTCACCCCCTCCAAAGAAATGCacacagaggatctggctcaTGCAACCTCCAAAGGAAATAGTTTTAATATCTTTTACAAGATCTGTGATCATTTTGGGGGTAGTAACTGAGGAAAGGCAGAAGTCAACAAATGAGAGATTGGCTAACAGAAAGTACATAGGAGAATGGAGATGGTGATCAGTGATGATTAAAATCACCACAAAGAAGTTGCCTACCACAGTCATCAGGTAGAGGGTGGAAAATGGAAGCAGGAGAAAGATCTGTAGTTCTCTTGAGTTACAAAGTCCCTGAAAAATAAACTCAGACACCACACTCTGATTAGTTTCTTCCATTTAAATACTGTGCTCTAATGGGTGTTAGAGACAAAGTCTTACAAAGAGTTCCTGAAACAGAAGCAATAACATAGTATTCAGAATTAAgtaagaagaaatacaaattatatattaGCCTGGTATCCagccaaatttaaaaaatggaatcttgTATTTGTACATTGGTCTAATTAAAAAGGTTTCTAAACGTAGAATGATTGGTCAAAAGCTTTGTACATTTAAATGACAATATTTATAGGCATCATTTTatcaatattgtttaaaaataataatttcacatATTCTCTTTGAGGTTTTCCAAGCATTAACCTTGTCTTTCTGAATGGaatgagaaataatttttattaaatatcagaGACATAGCTACAGTCTCTCTACCTGGCAACTTTATTCAAGAATGACAATTTATTGACATATTTCAAACATGAACAAAAAATTCTCCTGCATAAATCTCTTATTGACTGTATATAAAAATACAGTATAAAACAAATCTATTATAAAATGTGAGAAAAATCATTCATCCAATAATTGGAGAAGCCAGGTGCTAAAGACACATTGTTAATATTATGTTTTTCCTTGAATTTTGACTTATCCATTAGAGTATTTCTGTAAACAATCCTACATTCAGAGACCTTCAATATGTTACTTATTGCTATATCCTGGCTGGCTTTCAATTTTAAATGGTGATATTTCTTATGCCATTCTTAATAACTGATAATTGAAAGCCAGTTTCCAACCTTCTCTACCTTATgtctcattcatttattccttccttATATAAAATGTCATTTCAGATCATTTATATTGAGATGTGGGATTTGCAGTGAACTACTATTATTCAAAGCCCCCATCATTCTCATGTCCTTCCCACTCTTTTTTCCTGCTTCTCTACTTTATTGTCTCtcaaaaatagacatcaaaaattcaaagatgTTAAGACCATTTTAGAGTAAGGTAATTCGCCTATCAACAGCATACTTTTTCAATAGAGTCTTGTAACTTGTCATGTTACATAAATAAGAGTTTATTTTATGTTAACATATAAAACTGCTAAAAATTTCCAGAAGTCTCAAATCTTATTAAAAAGGTAAACtcatatattttggaaaataGAACAATTAAAAATGCAGATGCAAGATTCTCTGAAAGCCACTAATGAAAAAAAGTGCTGCTATTGCAGAAAAAAAGCTTTATAAATGAGTATTTGtgataaaaatgataataaaactaTTATTTGGGCATGTACTTACACAATAACAGTCATCTCATCAAACAACTTCTCCCAAGTTGATAATGTTCTCTCTAAATGCTACTTGAATCTGACACTACAATATATGGCAATAATGTGATTACTGTTGTGAACAATTTGGGCAAGAATTTCATCTCAGTGTGGCTTATATACACTGACAAAGAATGACTGCATTGGAAATGCTCCTGTTATGTACTTCAAATGCATCCAAACCCTTGGGGATCCTGAATTGGAAGTATCTTGAAATAATGCCCCATTTTTAACCCCACGTTCATgttaaaattgtaaaatgtaagaaaaaagtttaaacaaaagataaaatatgttGGCTTAAATGTGGAAAAACAGAAGTCTTGTATATTGTTGTTGACAGTATACAGTGGTATTATACCAAAAAAATGATGAGAGAtttcacaaaaaaaattaaaaataagactaaTTTAAGCCTACTAGCCAATCATTAGAGATACATGTTAGATGAAAACCATATATCAAGGAACATTTCATTTCCATGGTCTTTGATGTATTATTTATAGCATACATTATCTACTGAAGCATTTAGGGACagataaacaaatagaaaaactcATATAtctgtatcatatatatatgatatacacatAAATGGACATGCATGTCCACATGTGcccatgtacatatataaatatatccatATGTTAATATTATTTAGTTATCAATAATGTTGCCTTAATAAAGAACACAAAGATGTTATTTGTGGCAATGTGAATGAACACTTTGTATATCctttcatagaaaaataaatgtgtaatttcTACATAGGTGAGGAATTTAAAGCAATGACATCAGAAGTAGAGTAAACAATAGTTGTTTCTAGGGactagagaaggaagaaaagaagacattcagtgataatgtaattattttaaatgaattaatttctACAGATATGTTTCACAACAGAGTGACAATGGCTTTTATGACCTCACTAGAGAGTAGATCTAGGTACGGTTGTATAGAGTGTTCAGGACTAAAGTGGTTTCCACTTAATGAAGAGGAACTGAATTTACACCCCAGAACATACCTAAATTGTCAACATTGCTATGGCAAATAGGAGTTGAAAACAAGGGAATCTTGAGAAGCTAAGGCCAGCTACATCAGGATACATAATCATCAAGcactagagaccctgtctcaatggaATGGAAAGCAAGGACTGATACCCAATGTTGTCCTCTGTTTTTCACACATGTGTGGTGTGGaatgtattctctctctttctccatctctttgcctctctatctctcttaaaaatgaaaaaaagtaaaaagaaaatggaaatttagaGAAGGAAGTGTAATTTCACATGGAATTTTAGATTTGAAGTTATATCATTGTATACATTAAATGCATGGTTATTGAATATCCGTTGTGCCTGAACAGTATTGCTATGTTTAGGAAAGCtgtcaaataaaaaatgtgttattATTATTCTGAAGAATACAGTGCTCTTTTCTTAGATTTATATCTTTcatactataaaattattttcaagatattttatctGTCTCAGCAAACATCACTTATTATGTACACATGTAAGTGAAAATCATATTACATTAGCACACTGACATTGTCCTTATGATTGAAGAGCTTATGTGacctatttcttcctttgactcAAAGGAACATTGTAGAATCACATCATGCTCATAGCTTCCTTCAGTTGAGTTCAGAAAATCAAGTTTGATGTAAAAGTATACTATGGTCATTTCTCTAAGTGATTAGAGGGTGCTTTCtattgtatattaaataaataacctcTTAATACAAACAAACACGATGATGATCCCAATAGTacacaaaaataattctttttattatttatatttattttgtaattgagCTATCATATCTATATGTGTCATGACAACAAACATGCTATATGTGGAATAACATATTATTGTCATTGAGATGTATTGTTTGTTATTGAGATGTCATTGAGATGTATCAGATGGTAACATCACTTTTGGCCAAATTTGATAACCCATGTTAATTTATTTGGCTTAACTGGGTCCCACATGATGGAGTGCTGTAGGAAGACTTTCAGATTGTAAGTAcctgcctactggggcgtggcctcttatactatatacgTGGATGAAAAATCCGGGTTCATTCCTTTTCTCCTACCTCTTGCTCCTTTCTGCCCACTGCTTTTTTTGGATTGCGTGATTCAACCGGTCAAGTGAAAAATTATGATTTGTGCATTTACCCCTAAATaatatctatttctcaattctgagttagtgtgggatttcttttaagcatcagTTCACCGCTTCAATGgagggagaaaactgattccatcatgttgtcttctaacctccacacatgtatTGTTGCATGAATACATGaaaacatgcacatgtgtgtgtgaatgcatacatgaatgcaggcatatacacatatatgtgcatgtcacacacataaatataatttttattgaaaaataaaaaaatcaccttGTCTGTAGCCCTTACAGTTGTACATACATAATTATGACAGCTGAAAATGCCAATGGAGTCATTTATTTTCTCCCATACTCTCTTTTGGCCCTCTATGATCAACCCATATCACATCCAGgattcaggaaaaaaattaacttattttaattagtataatattgctttcatttttaagtctatttattatatatacttaagTTGAACACTATTATATTTTGATACACAGACATATTGGAAAATTGCATATCAGTACTTTACATAGATACTGTGTGTTCATTAAAACATCTAAAAATCTCTTCAATTTACCATCATTAAGTAGCAATCTACTAACTGTAGTTttaatttagttaattaattttctaGGATTATTAGACACATATGACTGAACTTAAatatcttctattttctttctgataTAATATGACTACAGctcttttattttcctgttaatTCAAATTTTATATCTTTGCCTATACGTGAAAACACATCttaaatttcttctttgtgtCTGGCTTTTCTTAGCATAATGTTCTCCACATTATGCAATGGCATTATATCTCCCTTTTTAAAGTCTTAACAGTGTGGCATTGAACTTATTGAACTATACACTATATGctccacatttttgttttgtatgtaatAGTATGCATTTCACCTATCACATGTATTTCACCTACTGCTTTACCTGTTAATCATTTAGAAAATATTGACACAAGAATTTGCTTTGAATGTTGCCCAATGCTTAATTAGACTATCTAGCACAAGTTTATTTGAAATACATGATCATTCTTCAATTTCCAGAATGTTGAAATCATTCATATTATTACCAACATTGGCTTTAcaagtttttatttatatcaacaatttaataatttctttgtcCAAATTTTACCATAAAATAGTATATCATTTTTGATACATATCTGAGATGTAAATAACTGAGAAATTATAAGATGTCATGTCTTCATGATTTGGTTGTCATTGTCACATATTATGTTCCCTTTTGATTCAAGGTTTCTTCTCTCTGTACTTGGAATTAAGCCATGCTGTCATATCAGTAATTTAAATTTACCACTTTTATTTtactgtatgcatgtatatttatctACTCCCCACTTCAGTATATTAAGGTTGTATCTAATCTATAGCTATTAGGAATACAATAGTGTAAATGTTTCTAGGcttttcatacacacatatttattttattcaggtAAATAGTTAATAGTGAGCTTGCTGTGTTAAATGACTTaatattatttgtctttttatgaTTGAGGCTTAGTTCCATGAGCCACGTTGTACCAAGCAGCTCAGGCAAGTGAAAGACATCCACAGGACAGCCTTATAATGAACAAGTATATGATGGAGaaatgtgagagaaagagaagcagaaagatttgTGTGTTGTAGTAAGAAGCAGATCTggttgagtggtggtggcacatgcctttaatcctagcacgtggaaggcaaaggcagggtgatctctgtgagttcaagcaaGTCttgactacaagagctagttccaggacaggctccaaagctacccaaaagaaccctgtctcaaaaaccaaaagaaaaataaaataaaaaaaaaggcagatCTGTAGAAACGAGGGTGGTAAGGAACTGGATAATCTTTGCTAACAGTAGCTTGTGAGTCCACTTCTCAAGACTACTTCCAGAGTTCAGGTCAGAAGCCGTAgcataatgaaaagtatttaGGATATTTCTAATGTGATGAGTTAGGGAATAATTCACACACATGTTGTTCAAGtcatgttctttcttcttctgttggCTCTAATTCTACCTTTGCACCTTcaggttcattttttttcaaatctctgctcaaattttctgtttcaaaTCACCTTGTTTCTTTATCTAGTCTCAAAAGCACTTTTTTTACAGGATGTTTAAGGTAATAAAAAAGTTACCAGGGTCACATCTCCTTGGTCATAGCACATTCTTTCGGTAAGTGATATGGGCAGAACTGAACCATTTTATATGACAATGCAAAATTTCAAGGTTTCTGGTGTTGGACTGTTACTAGAAGCTCAGAACACTGTGCCTAATGAGACAAGCTCAGAGACTTGGCAAGAGAAAAATTGGCATtgtttttttagggttttttgtgtTAATAACCTTGGTTAGGCATGTACAATTCTGACCTTGTATATaactgtaaagttttttttttttaaatttcaattgatttttattgagctatacatttttttctgctcttctccctgcctctcccctcccacctacAATCCTCCtacaaggtcctcatgcttccaatttactcaggatatcttgacagtttctacttcccatgtagattagatctatgtaagtctctcttagtgtcctcattgttgtctaagttctctgggattgtggtttgtaggctggttttcattgctttatatgatcctactgcatgtactggctttgtgggagcctaggcagtttggatgttcaccttactaaacctggatggaggtgggtgatccttggacttcccacagggcagggaactctgattgctcatagggctgatgagggagggggacttaattgggagagggggagggaaatgggaggcggtggcggggaggaggcagaaatctttaataaataaatagaaaaaatgtaTATTAAGCATCATATACAATTATTTTGTcactttctttattattaaaagtgatgctggttttttaaaaaaataaataaaaaccatataTGAGTgcgtacatgtgataattgtttttctgtgtctggttacctcactcaaaatcatgttttctagctccatgcaatttcctgcaaaattcaagatgctgttatttttttctgctgtgtaatactccactgtgtaaatgcaccacattttcctcatccattgtTTAGttgaggggcacttaggttgtttccaggttcta
Proteins encoded in this window:
- the LOC130881721 gene encoding olfactory receptor 4K3-like, whose translation is MEETNQSVVSEFIFQGLCNSRELQIFLLLPFSTLYLMTVVGNFFVVILIITDHHLHSPMYFLLANLSFVDFCLSSVTTPKMITDLVKDIKTISFGGCMSQILCVHFFGGGEMVLLVTMAYDRYVAICRPLHYTSIMDRKKCIWLVLISWIIGFVHAMSQLILILELPFCGPRVIDSFFCDIPLVLKLACMNTDTLGNVINADSGILATTCFILLLISYTYILLTVQLHSKDVSSKALSTCTSHIIVVVLFFGPCIFIYLWPVSIMWVDKFLAVFYTVITPLLNPAIYTLRNKDIKNAIKKLKDHK